The following are from one region of the Stanieria cyanosphaera PCC 7437 genome:
- a CDS encoding tetratricopeptide repeat protein — protein sequence MPKLKWLFSLIVCTGLSSIAVPARGQALLPYIPKLNSEQLEQQGLQLLQDAVQLIKFQQYELALPRAELATQLAPNTYEVWYILGSLYVQQDQLDKGIQVLEKAEKLAPNQEGVLFTLGNAYFQQGNYQAALEKLEAGLQIKGDAPEALFDLGNTYLKLAQYQDAISSYEKAVSQEEKFWPAINNVGLVKYEQGDISEAMEQWQAALKIDPEQTEPQLALAVALYTQGEVDKGVELGEAALANDSRYAELQFLKDNLWGERLLEDTKAFLANPQMQAIVSRLKQETPADNSSETDLTP from the coding sequence GTGCCTAAATTGAAGTGGTTATTTTCTCTGATAGTTTGTACTGGTTTATCTAGTATAGCTGTTCCTGCCAGGGGACAAGCTCTTCTTCCCTACATACCAAAACTAAATTCAGAACAACTAGAACAGCAAGGTCTGCAACTGCTTCAAGATGCAGTACAACTAATTAAATTTCAGCAGTATGAATTAGCTTTACCTAGAGCGGAATTGGCTACTCAATTAGCTCCTAATACCTATGAAGTTTGGTATATTTTAGGCAGTCTTTACGTACAACAAGACCAATTGGACAAAGGAATTCAAGTCCTAGAAAAAGCAGAAAAACTTGCACCTAATCAAGAAGGAGTTTTATTTACTCTAGGTAACGCTTATTTCCAACAAGGTAATTATCAAGCAGCATTAGAAAAATTAGAAGCAGGGTTACAAATTAAAGGTGATGCTCCCGAGGCTCTTTTTGATTTAGGCAATACTTATTTAAAATTAGCTCAATATCAGGATGCTATCTCTTCTTATGAAAAGGCTGTTTCTCAAGAAGAAAAATTTTGGCCTGCGATTAATAACGTTGGTTTAGTTAAATACGAACAAGGTGATATTAGTGAAGCAATGGAGCAATGGCAAGCTGCTCTCAAAATTGACCCAGAACAAACTGAACCACAACTTGCTTTAGCAGTAGCTTTGTACACTCAAGGCGAAGTTGACAAAGGAGTAGAACTAGGAGAAGCAGCTTTAGCTAATGATAGTCGTTATGCTGAACTTCAGTTTCTCAAAGATAATCTTTGGGGAGAACGTTTGCTTGAAGATACCAAAGCTTTTCTAGCTAATCCACAAATGCAAGCAATTGTTTCTCGTCTTAAACAAGAAACTCCCGCAGACAATTCGTCAGAAACCGATCTGACACCATAA
- a CDS encoding histidine phosphatase family protein, with amino-acid sequence MATRVIIVRHGQSSYNAQKMIQGRCDESVLTQKGIEDAQIVGKTLSGVQIDGFYCSPLQRAKKTADIIYDYLNNPPDVQPTEQLLEIDLPLWEKLHKQNVAQQYAEDYRTWKQHPHQFKMILAEGKEHYPVLSLYQQAQQFWQDILPQYQGKTILIVAHNGINRCLIMSAIGIPVERYHSIQQSNCCINVLNFTGSYGEPVQLESLNQTSHLGIPLPTTRNPHFGPRLLLIRHGETQWNRESRFQGIRDIPLNDNGREQGRKAGEFLKDLKIDFAVTSPMLRPKETAEIILQHHPEVTLTTNSLLQEICHGLWEGKLETEIEASFPGLLAQWQKAPETVQMPEGENLQQVWDRAVAAWEDIVATYANSDSPQTGIVVAHDAINKVIICYLLGLKPDNFWNIKQGNGAVSVIDYPNGLEDKPVLQAINLTTHLSGGILDRTAAGAL; translated from the coding sequence TTGGCTACTCGCGTGATTATTGTTCGCCACGGACAAAGCAGTTATAATGCTCAAAAAATGATTCAAGGTCGTTGCGATGAGTCAGTTTTAACACAAAAAGGTATTGAAGATGCTCAGATTGTAGGGAAAACCCTTAGTGGTGTTCAGATTGATGGTTTTTATTGTAGTCCTCTACAAAGAGCCAAAAAAACCGCAGATATTATTTATGATTATTTAAACAATCCTCCTGATGTACAACCTACAGAACAATTACTAGAAATTGATTTACCTCTGTGGGAAAAACTTCACAAACAAAATGTAGCTCAACAATACGCAGAAGATTATCGTACCTGGAAACAGCATCCTCACCAATTTAAGATGATATTGGCAGAAGGAAAAGAACATTATCCTGTTCTTTCTCTTTATCAACAAGCACAACAATTTTGGCAAGATATTCTTCCTCAATACCAAGGCAAAACTATTTTAATCGTTGCTCATAATGGCATCAATCGCTGTTTAATCATGAGTGCGATAGGTATTCCAGTAGAAAGATATCACTCAATTCAACAATCCAACTGTTGTATTAATGTTTTAAACTTTACTGGTAGTTATGGTGAACCAGTTCAGTTAGAATCTCTCAATCAAACTTCTCATTTAGGTATTCCACTTCCTACAACTCGTAACCCTCATTTTGGTCCTCGTTTACTACTAATTCGTCACGGCGAAACCCAATGGAATCGGGAATCTAGGTTTCAAGGTATTAGAGATATTCCTCTCAATGATAATGGTAGGGAACAAGGTAGAAAAGCAGGTGAATTTCTTAAAGATCTCAAAATCGATTTTGCTGTGACTAGTCCGATGTTACGTCCCAAAGAAACGGCAGAGATTATCTTACAACATCATCCAGAAGTGACACTGACAACTAATTCTCTTCTACAAGAAATTTGTCATGGTTTATGGGAAGGAAAACTTGAAACAGAAATCGAAGCAAGCTTTCCTGGATTGTTAGCCCAGTGGCAAAAAGCACCTGAAACAGTGCAAATGCCAGAAGGAGAAAATTTACAACAAGTTTGGGATCGTGCAGTGGCAGCTTGGGAAGATATTGTCGCAACCTACGCGAATTCCGATTCTCCTCAAACTGGAATTGTAGTAGCACACGATGCAATTAATAAAGTGATTATTTGCTATCTCCTAGGATTAAAACCAGATAATTTCTGGAATATTAAACAAGGTAATGGTGCAGTTAGTGTGATTGATTATCCCAACGGTTTAGAAGATAAGCCAGTTTTACAAGCGATTAATCTTACTACTCATTTGAGTGGTGGTATTTTAGACCGCACCGCAGCAGGGGCATTATAA
- a CDS encoding efflux RND transporter periplasmic adaptor subunit: MERPLFGKLKRPLPWIVGIITGSFILLGTTIYFTVQNAGSRSELEELTVPVEQQDLTVQIKASGTVEPIKSVNISPKNPGRLAKLLVEQGDSVKQGQKLAVMENVDVQAQGVQAQADLKQAIANLQEKKVSVAGEIEQAKARLVQAQAQFNQAQARIPKDIDQTRAQLQAAESGLKLAQQRIKRNQYLLEQGAITQDRFDETVNNYQNAQANLAEIAQRLEQLKSTSNPELEQLAAAIGEAKLALEQRQQNAQNEIASLKAAVESAQAALKQVEVQFVDTILTAPFDGIITQKYAVEGAFVTPTTSASSTASATSTSILAIAQGLEIVAEVPEVDIGQLQPGQKVRIVADAYPDDVFFGVIKTIAPEAVVEDNVTSFQVKIALMTGQDKLLSKMNVDVTFLGQELNNALVVPTVAIVTQEGEQGVMILNQKNQPEFKPVNIGLTLGDKTQILSGLNTSDRVFIDLPEEKNKESE; this comes from the coding sequence ATGGAACGTCCTTTATTTGGCAAGCTAAAACGTCCTTTACCTTGGATAGTCGGGATCATTACGGGCAGTTTTATTTTGCTAGGCACGACTATTTATTTCACTGTGCAGAATGCTGGTTCTCGCTCCGAATTAGAAGAGTTAACCGTACCTGTTGAACAACAAGATTTAACTGTACAAATTAAAGCTAGTGGCACTGTAGAACCAATCAAAAGTGTCAATATTAGCCCTAAAAATCCTGGTCGTTTAGCTAAGTTATTAGTTGAACAAGGTGATTCCGTCAAACAAGGACAAAAGCTGGCAGTGATGGAAAATGTTGACGTTCAAGCTCAAGGCGTTCAAGCTCAAGCTGATCTCAAACAAGCAATAGCTAATCTTCAAGAGAAAAAAGTTAGTGTCGCAGGTGAAATTGAACAGGCTAAAGCTAGATTGGTTCAAGCTCAAGCTCAATTTAATCAAGCTCAAGCTAGAATTCCTAAAGATATTGACCAAACTAGAGCGCAACTGCAAGCAGCAGAATCAGGTTTAAAATTAGCTCAACAGAGGATTAAACGCAATCAATATCTGCTTGAGCAAGGAGCAATTACTCAGGATCGTTTTGATGAAACTGTCAATAATTATCAAAATGCTCAGGCTAATTTAGCCGAAATTGCTCAACGTCTAGAACAACTTAAAAGTACTAGCAATCCTGAACTAGAACAATTAGCTGCTGCTATTGGTGAAGCTAAACTTGCTCTCGAACAAAGACAACAAAATGCTCAAAATGAAATAGCTTCTTTAAAAGCTGCGGTAGAATCTGCTCAAGCTGCGCTTAAGCAAGTAGAAGTTCAATTTGTTGATACAATTTTAACTGCTCCGTTTGATGGCATTATTACTCAAAAATATGCGGTGGAAGGAGCTTTTGTCACTCCGACTACTTCGGCTTCTAGTACAGCTTCAGCTACTTCGACTTCAATTTTAGCGATCGCACAAGGCTTAGAAATAGTAGCGGAAGTTCCAGAAGTAGATATTGGTCAGTTACAACCAGGACAAAAAGTAAGAATTGTTGCGGATGCTTATCCAGACGATGTTTTTTTTGGTGTCATTAAAACTATTGCTCCTGAAGCAGTAGTAGAGGATAACGTGACTTCTTTTCAAGTCAAAATTGCCTTGATGACTGGTCAAGATAAGTTACTCTCAAAAATGAATGTCGATGTTACTTTTTTGGGACAAGAATTAAATAATGCTTTAGTTGTTCCTACTGTAGCTATTGTGACTCAAGAAGGAGAACAAGGAGTCATGATTCTCAATCAAAAAAATCAACCCGAATTTAAACCAGTCAACATTGGACTCACTCTAGGAGATAAAACTCAAATTTTATCAGGTTTAAATACAAGCGATCGCGTGTTTATTGATTTGCCAGAAGAAAAAAATAAAGAATCAGAATAA
- a CDS encoding DNA gyrase/topoisomerase IV subunit A — protein sequence MAKQFNLLGSGQIISTALHSEMERSYLEYAMSVIVGRALPDVRDGLKPVHRRILYAMHELGLTPDRPFRKCARVVGDVLGKYHPHGDQAVYDALVRMAQDFSTRYPLLDGHGNFGSVDNDPPAAMRYTETRLASVAHQAMLSEIGEATVDFTSNFDNSQQEPVVLPVQLPILLLNGCSGIAVGMATNIPPHNLSEVVDGLIALIDKPDLPDQQLWQLIPGPDFPTGGEIIDNSGIIEAYRTGKGIITVRGVAKVENISVSTKRRKERTALIVTELPYQVNKASWIEKVAELVNQGKIEGIADIRDESNRAGIRVVIELKRDTNPQPVLKQLYRQTALQSNFGAIMLALVENKPCQLPLRDLLTEFLNFREQTLRRQYSHDLEQAQQRLHLVGGLLSALNNLDRVIDILRNAADGTTAKYTLETELNLTDAQTDSILAMPMRRLTGLEKQKLETEFADLQQRIAELERILRDRNELMKSLKKEFRALKRKYGDQRRTRIVIPVKKEQPKQELKDTQGVKEKQKQVLISNEANGSGTKIEKEAKFSDSSNKQKKIEIQPSVFNIEREPNATIAITHQGCIYWQNPTQEQELLPSKPKPGEDFVVQTELINDREQVIVITDSGKAYPLNIEEIPAKIQAQNVTALNLLSKAAQRDASSTVAHFFLPTEDKNLDLILLTEKGMIKRLPVSELTNLGNRGLVLIKLKEQDRLKYVGFTKEDQEVAIATTGGRILRLPVNDQQIPILGRNAQGNQALKLRYGEAIVGCVTLRSEDKLLLVTQSGYGKCIPATALRLASRGDIGTQAIQFSSKTDNLAGMILAQPNQSIMVTTNNEQKLVIAINQVNLLGTDGAGNKLVKLQSQEIVTELTRLNLDQ from the coding sequence ATGGCAAAACAGTTTAACCTACTCGGTAGTGGTCAAATTATTTCTACTGCTCTCCACTCGGAGATGGAAAGGTCTTATCTGGAATATGCTATGAGCGTGATCGTGGGAAGAGCTTTACCAGATGTTCGAGATGGACTTAAACCGGTACATAGGCGAATTTTGTATGCGATGCACGAACTTGGTTTGACTCCAGACCGCCCTTTTCGTAAATGCGCCCGTGTAGTAGGAGATGTTTTGGGAAAATACCATCCTCACGGCGATCAAGCCGTCTATGATGCTTTAGTGAGGATGGCACAGGATTTTTCTACTCGTTATCCCCTGCTCGATGGTCATGGTAATTTTGGCTCGGTAGATAACGATCCTCCAGCAGCAATGCGCTACACTGAAACTCGATTAGCTTCTGTGGCTCATCAGGCAATGTTGAGTGAAATTGGCGAAGCAACTGTCGATTTTACGAGTAATTTTGATAATTCTCAGCAAGAACCAGTAGTTTTACCTGTTCAACTGCCGATTTTACTCCTCAATGGTTGTTCTGGTATTGCAGTAGGCATGGCAACCAATATACCGCCCCACAATTTATCTGAAGTAGTCGATGGTTTAATTGCTTTAATTGATAAACCAGATTTACCAGATCAACAATTGTGGCAGTTAATTCCCGGCCCTGATTTCCCGACAGGAGGAGAAATTATTGATAATTCGGGCATTATTGAAGCTTATCGTACTGGGAAAGGAATTATTACGGTTCGAGGAGTAGCCAAAGTTGAGAACATTTCTGTCAGCACTAAAAGACGCAAAGAGAGAACCGCGCTGATAGTTACAGAGTTGCCTTATCAAGTTAACAAAGCTAGTTGGATTGAAAAAGTTGCTGAGTTGGTTAATCAAGGCAAAATCGAAGGAATTGCCGATATTCGTGATGAGAGCAATCGTGCTGGAATTCGGGTCGTAATTGAATTAAAACGAGATACCAATCCTCAACCAGTTCTCAAGCAACTTTATCGACAAACAGCCCTGCAATCTAATTTTGGGGCAATTATGCTTGCTTTAGTAGAAAATAAGCCTTGTCAGCTTCCTTTGCGAGATTTATTGACAGAGTTTTTAAATTTTCGCGAACAAACTCTTAGAAGGCAATACAGTCATGACTTAGAACAAGCACAACAACGCCTTCATCTGGTTGGAGGATTGCTCTCCGCTTTAAATAATTTAGATCGCGTGATTGATATTCTTCGCAATGCTGCTGATGGAACTACAGCAAAATATACTCTGGAAACAGAACTAAATCTAACTGATGCTCAAACAGATTCAATTTTAGCGATGCCGATGCGTCGTCTGACAGGGTTGGAAAAGCAAAAACTAGAAACAGAATTTGCTGATTTACAACAACGTATTGCTGAATTGGAAAGAATTTTACGCGATCGCAATGAATTAATGAAGTCTTTGAAAAAGGAATTTCGCGCTCTCAAACGTAAATATGGTGATCAACGTCGGACTAGAATTGTTATTCCTGTTAAAAAAGAGCAACCCAAACAAGAGTTAAAAGATACTCAAGGAGTAAAAGAAAAACAAAAACAAGTTTTGATTTCAAACGAAGCCAATGGTTCGGGAACTAAAATAGAAAAAGAAGCAAAATTTTCTGATTCCTCAAACAAACAGAAAAAAATAGAGATTCAACCTTCAGTTTTCAATATTGAGCGCGAACCTAATGCCACTATTGCAATTACCCATCAAGGTTGCATTTATTGGCAAAATCCTACTCAAGAACAAGAATTATTACCTTCTAAACCTAAACCAGGAGAAGATTTTGTCGTTCAAACTGAATTGATTAATGATCGCGAACAAGTCATTGTCATCACTGATAGTGGTAAAGCCTATCCTCTCAATATTGAAGAAATTCCTGCCAAAATTCAAGCCCAAAATGTCACTGCTTTGAATCTCTTATCCAAAGCTGCTCAACGAGATGCTAGTAGTACAGTGGCGCACTTTTTCTTACCCACAGAAGACAAAAATCTGGATTTAATTTTATTAACAGAAAAAGGCATGATTAAACGTCTGCCTGTTTCAGAATTAACTAATCTTGGGAATCGGGGTTTAGTTTTAATTAAACTTAAAGAGCAAGATCGTCTCAAATACGTTGGTTTTACCAAAGAAGATCAAGAAGTCGCGATCGCAACCACAGGAGGTCGTATTCTGCGTCTGCCTGTCAACGATCAACAAATTCCTATTTTGGGTAGAAATGCTCAAGGTAACCAAGCTTTGAAATTACGCTACGGTGAAGCAATAGTTGGTTGTGTTACTTTAAGGAGTGAAGATAAACTACTTTTAGTAACTCAATCGGGCTACGGTAAATGTATTCCTGCAACGGCTCTTAGATTAGCGAGTCGAGGTGATATTGGTACACAAGCAATTCAATTTAGTAGTAAAACTGACAATTTGGCTGGTATGATCTTGGCTCAACCAAATCAGTCAATCATGGTAACTACAAATAACGAACAAAAATTAGTTATTGCGATCAATCAAGTTAATTTATTAGGAACAGATGGTGCTGGCAATAAATTAGTGAAGCTTCAATCACAAGAAATAGTAACGGAACTTACACGGTTAAATTTAGATCAGTAA
- a CDS encoding CPBP family intramembrane glutamic endopeptidase — MTIKRLILAFLTILALARVVFSLGDSLSQPQIQSRLELYQSNLVLHVSEFKAELLDESIPPNANLTKTIDSLIGESPYSAAEKQYQKAKEEAEVSLKNFQEQLAKLLVQETQPNPEDSSVTLKNQTVASLDLRKQQLQQNSAKIESFIDELALKIGILKAVQNEQKQALSIWDNLIARKDNENSPYSETAKVLRNLWDQYTHVLPNAETFITSNLDSWFRYKALEKLYQIEDFQEELAQLQQQEQQQASQAIFKLALISGIPVLGGLGGIILLIFLLIQLGLKQEKSILATNSKIGWETPWNWEITWQVLIVGFFFIGQFVLPILLGLSGISPANGSLRFKALYVFVSYVLMALSGIGVLYLSIKSFLPLSKDWFKFKLFSNWFVWGFGGYLIALPSVLLVSLINQQIWHGQGGSNPLLFLALQAQDRVALAIFFITASIAAPLFEEVMFRGFLLPSLTRYVPVWGAIIISGFIFAVAHLSLSEVLPLATLGIILGIVYTRSRNLLAPIFLHSLWNSGTLLSLFVLGSGI, encoded by the coding sequence ATGACTATCAAGCGATTGATTTTAGCTTTTTTGACAATTTTGGCTTTGGCTAGAGTGGTGTTTTCTTTGGGTGATAGTTTATCTCAGCCTCAGATTCAAAGTCGTCTAGAACTATACCAAAGCAATTTAGTACTTCATGTTTCAGAATTTAAAGCAGAGTTGCTTGATGAATCTATTCCTCCTAATGCTAATTTAACTAAAACAATCGATTCTTTAATTGGTGAAAGTCCTTATTCGGCAGCAGAAAAACAATATCAAAAAGCTAAAGAAGAAGCTGAAGTCAGTCTGAAAAATTTTCAAGAGCAATTAGCAAAATTATTAGTTCAAGAAACTCAACCAAATCCAGAAGATTCTTCAGTTACGCTTAAAAATCAAACAGTCGCTAGTCTTGATTTGAGAAAACAACAATTACAACAAAATAGCGCCAAAATTGAGAGTTTTATTGATGAATTAGCTTTAAAAATAGGAATTTTAAAAGCTGTTCAAAATGAACAAAAACAAGCTTTATCAATTTGGGATAATTTAATTGCTAGAAAAGATAATGAAAATAGTCCTTATTCGGAAACAGCTAAGGTTTTAAGAAATTTGTGGGATCAATATACTCATGTTCTTCCTAATGCTGAGACTTTTATTACTAGCAATTTAGATAGTTGGTTTCGTTATAAAGCTTTAGAAAAACTTTACCAAATTGAAGATTTTCAGGAAGAGTTAGCTCAACTACAACAGCAAGAACAACAACAAGCAAGTCAAGCAATTTTTAAGTTGGCTTTAATCAGTGGTATACCTGTTTTAGGCGGACTTGGTGGAATTATTTTATTAATTTTTTTACTAATTCAACTTGGTTTAAAACAAGAAAAATCTATTTTAGCTACTAATAGTAAGATTGGCTGGGAAACTCCTTGGAATTGGGAAATAACTTGGCAAGTTTTAATTGTGGGCTTTTTCTTTATTGGTCAGTTTGTTTTACCAATTCTGTTAGGTTTATCGGGTATTAGTCCTGCTAATGGTAGTTTAAGGTTTAAGGCTTTATACGTTTTTGTCAGCTATGTTTTAATGGCTTTGAGTGGAATTGGTGTTTTATATTTGTCAATTAAATCTTTTTTACCGTTAAGCAAAGATTGGTTTAAATTTAAGTTGTTCAGTAATTGGTTTGTTTGGGGATTCGGCGGTTATTTGATTGCGCTGCCTTCAGTATTATTAGTCTCTTTAATTAATCAACAAATTTGGCACGGACAAGGAGGAAGTAATCCTTTATTATTTCTGGCTTTACAAGCACAAGACCGAGTAGCTTTAGCTATATTTTTTATTACTGCTTCTATTGCTGCCCCGTTATTTGAAGAAGTAATGTTTCGAGGTTTCTTATTACCTTCTTTAACTCGTTATGTACCAGTTTGGGGAGCAATTATTATTAGTGGGTTTATCTTTGCTGTCGCCCATCTTAGTTTATCGGAAGTATTACCTTTAGCAACTTTGGGAATTATTTTAGGAATAGTTTATACGCGATCGCGTAACTTATTAGCTCCGATTTTTCTTCATAGTCTTTGGAATAGTGGAACTTTATTAAGTTTATTTGTGTTAGGAAGTGGGATTTAA
- a CDS encoding response regulator, translated as MTTVLIVEDDPINFRVFSKILTKRGGLEVKGTENVEEVLQFAQSGEIDIILMDVSLANSVYQGKSVDGIKITQMLKSDPKTSALPVILVTAHAMQGDRENFLKQSGADDYISKPVVDHQKFIDQILALINQS; from the coding sequence ATGACAACGGTTTTGATTGTAGAAGATGACCCGATTAATTTTCGAGTTTTTTCCAAAATTCTGACTAAAAGAGGGGGTTTGGAAGTAAAAGGCACGGAAAATGTTGAAGAAGTTCTTCAATTCGCTCAATCGGGCGAAATAGATATTATTTTAATGGATGTTTCTCTTGCTAATAGCGTTTATCAAGGAAAATCAGTCGATGGCATCAAAATTACCCAAATGTTAAAATCTGACCCAAAAACTTCTGCTCTGCCAGTAATTTTAGTGACTGCTCATGCTATGCAAGGCGATCGCGAAAATTTTCTCAAACAAAGCGGTGCTGATGATTATATTTCTAAACCTGTTGTCGATCACCAAAAGTTTATCGACCAAATTTTAGCTTTGATTAATCAGTCGTAA
- a CDS encoding ferrochelatase, with product MVTTPDHKNHLSVAQHNGNHAAIKSDRVAVLLMGYGEVESYEDFANYNEQALNLLTAKFAPVPSWIYPPLAKLLALFDLHEWSHQHNNFISPHNQIFEQQRLGIEEQLQQTWGEKVKVFKAFNFCAPFLPQQVLQQIQEEGFDKLLIYPLLVVDSIFTSGIAVEQVNKAISQLTTGEEHWLKNLRYIPSFYNQPDYIKLLAGMVEEKIQTELIQAHLPSQIGIILMNHGCPHKAKGFTSGIDESQALYESVREELIYKYPLISVGWLNHDTPLIEWTQPNVELAAKNLIELGATAIIMMPIGFATENHETLLDVDHIIHHLQHRHSQITFVQMPCVNDNPNFLAMAAAWANPQIEALLSEQGVTINPQLAIAQANHHHHHHHH from the coding sequence AAATCATGCTGCTATAAAAAGCGATCGCGTTGCAGTATTACTGATGGGATACGGTGAAGTAGAAAGTTATGAAGATTTTGCCAACTATAATGAACAGGCATTAAATCTATTAACAGCGAAATTTGCTCCCGTACCTAGCTGGATTTATCCACCTTTGGCTAAATTATTAGCTTTGTTCGATTTACATGAATGGAGTCATCAACACAACAATTTTATTTCTCCTCATAACCAAATTTTTGAACAACAAAGACTAGGCATAGAAGAGCAATTACAGCAAACTTGGGGAGAAAAAGTTAAAGTTTTTAAAGCTTTTAATTTTTGTGCGCCTTTCCTTCCTCAACAGGTTTTACAACAAATTCAAGAAGAAGGATTCGACAAATTATTAATTTATCCTCTCTTAGTAGTTGATTCTATTTTTACAAGTGGAATTGCTGTAGAACAAGTCAATAAAGCTATCTCACAATTGACTACAGGTGAAGAACATTGGCTCAAAAATCTTCGTTACATACCATCGTTTTATAACCAACCAGACTACATTAAATTGCTAGCAGGAATGGTAGAAGAAAAAATTCAAACCGAATTAATTCAAGCCCATTTACCTTCGCAAATTGGCATTATTTTAATGAATCATGGTTGTCCTCATAAAGCTAAAGGATTCACTTCTGGAATTGATGAAAGTCAAGCTTTGTATGAGTCAGTTAGAGAAGAATTAATTTATAAATATCCTCTCATTTCAGTTGGTTGGCTAAATCATGATACACCTTTAATTGAGTGGACACAACCTAATGTTGAATTAGCAGCTAAAAATCTAATTGAATTGGGCGCAACTGCAATTATCATGATGCCGATTGGGTTTGCTACAGAAAACCACGAAACTCTTTTAGATGTAGATCATATTATTCATCATCTACAACATCGTCATTCACAAATAACTTTTGTACAAATGCCTTGTGTTAACGACAATCCAAACTTTTTAGCAATGGCAGCAGCTTGGGCAAATCCCCAAATTGAAGCATTATTATCCGAACAAGGAGTAACTATTAATCCGCAATTAGCCATAGCTCAAGCAAATCATCATCACCACCATCATCATCATTAA
- a CDS encoding ABC transporter permease, whose product MNIVENLKMAASTLTSNKLRSSLTMLGIVIGNASVIALVGIGQGAQKLAKEQFESLGPNVLFVVPGSQEERRTSFDLPKTLVWEDADAIAQQVPSVTEVAPQINGNQLITYRSRNNNKLVIGTTPEFLSVRSFEVAVGRFINENDLKRNNRVVVLGSEIAEQFFLQTNPIGKQIRIKNISFEVIGVMESKGSFLGSNQDDSVYIPLTTMSNQIVGNTSPYGTQVSFIAISAKDENSIRAAKFQIENLLRLRHKITDSDDFGVQTQKDILTIVGTVTNGLTFLLAAVAGISLLVGGIGVMNIMLVSVRERTQEIGLRKAIGAREKDILGQFLIEAIILSATGGVIGTLIGVGTILIVGAFSPLAATVSPVAIVMAVSVSGGIGLFFGVFPARSAAKLDPIVALRSI is encoded by the coding sequence ATGAATATTGTAGAAAACCTAAAAATGGCAGCTTCTACCTTAACCAGTAATAAGTTACGAAGTAGTTTAACCATGTTAGGTATTGTAATCGGGAATGCTTCTGTAATTGCTTTAGTAGGTATAGGACAGGGAGCGCAAAAATTAGCTAAAGAACAGTTTGAATCTTTAGGCCCTAATGTTTTATTTGTCGTACCTGGTTCTCAAGAAGAACGCCGTACATCCTTTGATTTACCAAAAACTTTAGTGTGGGAAGACGCAGACGCGATCGCACAACAAGTCCCAAGCGTCACTGAAGTTGCTCCTCAAATTAATGGTAATCAACTGATTACTTATCGCAGTCGCAATAATAATAAATTGGTAATTGGAACAACACCAGAGTTTTTGAGTGTGAGAAGTTTTGAGGTTGCTGTAGGTAGATTTATCAATGAAAATGACCTTAAGCGTAATAATCGTGTGGTTGTTTTAGGTTCAGAAATCGCCGAACAGTTTTTTTTACAAACTAATCCAATTGGTAAACAAATTAGGATTAAAAATATTAGCTTTGAAGTAATTGGTGTAATGGAATCAAAAGGTTCTTTTTTGGGAAGTAATCAAGATGATTCTGTGTACATACCACTTACAACAATGTCTAATCAAATTGTTGGCAACACTTCTCCTTACGGAACTCAAGTTTCTTTTATTGCTATTTCCGCCAAAGATGAAAATAGCATTCGTGCAGCTAAGTTTCAAATTGAAAACCTCTTACGCTTACGTCATAAAATTACCGATAGTGATGATTTTGGGGTACAAACTCAAAAAGATATTTTGACAATTGTTGGCACAGTAACTAATGGTTTAACTTTTCTTTTAGCTGCGGTGGCAGGAATTTCTCTACTCGTTGGTGGCATTGGCGTAATGAATATTATGCTAGTTTCAGTCAGAGAAAGAACTCAAGAAATAGGTTTACGTAAAGCGATCGGTGCTAGAGAAAAAGATATTTTAGGACAGTTTTTAATCGAAGCAATTATTTTATCGGCTACGGGTGGAGTAATTGGTACTTTAATTGGAGTTGGTACTATTTTAATAGTAGGAGCATTTTCTCCCTTAGCAGCTACTGTTTCCCCTGTGGCAATTGTTATGGCAGTAAGTGTTTCTGGTGGAATTGGACTTTTCTTTGGTGTGTTTCCTGCACGTTCTGCTGCCAAACTCGATCCAATTGTGGCATTAAGAAGTATTTAA